From the Desulfovibrio sp. JY genome, one window contains:
- a CDS encoding ATP-binding protein, which translates to MRKTGRTDADQYLGLVKFLSWSSLALILLVNLFLSIFLSNYARQDVLAKQKEFALLLAENLNHQIYQRFTLPTVIGFGRVELSQPAQYDRLEKTVLSTIHSFHVSEVRIYDYDKRVSFSTDKELVGQTGYAGEAIMEALDQGKSSFQLVSRTGLFSSIFNFHPKPDSVILRTIYPLRIERSLIPGNPQGFIMGVLEFTQDITNDYQKVVDFQRIIIGTTLASSVLLFIMLRVIISRAGRINAQRIAEREQLERELQQQEKLAGMGRMVAGIAHEIRNPLGIIRSTAELLLKRGKDTDGVNARLLSAIFDESKRLSKTVGDFLDYARPKSPRQERVDLAVICDQALTFLEAKCEEQGIAVTRDYAPGLTVSGDKDLLYRAVYNVLSNALDAMTEDKEKVRPSAITVSATADADAVILSVTDSGPGFCPENKDRLLDPFFTTKDAGTGLGLAIVRTIVESHNATLTLDNAADAGARVTMTFPPA; encoded by the coding sequence GTGAGAAAAACCGGCCGCACGGACGCCGACCAGTACCTGGGACTGGTCAAATTCCTGTCGTGGAGCTCCCTGGCCCTGATCCTGCTCGTCAACCTGTTCCTTTCCATCTTCCTGTCCAACTACGCCCGCCAGGACGTGCTGGCCAAGCAGAAGGAATTCGCCCTGCTGCTGGCCGAAAACCTCAACCACCAGATATACCAGCGCTTCACCCTGCCCACGGTCATCGGCTTCGGCCGGGTGGAACTGTCCCAGCCGGCCCAGTACGACCGGCTGGAAAAGACGGTGCTGTCCACCATCCACAGCTTCCACGTCAGCGAAGTGCGCATCTACGACTACGACAAGCGGGTGTCGTTCTCCACGGACAAGGAGCTTGTGGGCCAGACCGGCTACGCCGGCGAGGCCATCATGGAAGCCCTGGACCAGGGCAAGTCGAGTTTCCAGCTGGTCAGCCGCACCGGGCTTTTCAGCAGCATCTTCAACTTCCATCCCAAGCCGGACTCGGTGATCTTGCGCACCATTTATCCGTTGCGCATCGAACGCTCGCTTATCCCGGGCAATCCCCAGGGATTCATCATGGGCGTCCTGGAGTTCACCCAGGACATCACTAACGACTACCAAAAGGTGGTGGATTTCCAGCGCATCATCATCGGCACCACCCTGGCCTCCTCGGTGCTCCTTTTTATCATGCTGCGGGTGATCATCAGCCGGGCCGGGCGCATCAACGCCCAGCGCATCGCCGAACGCGAACAGCTCGAACGCGAGTTGCAGCAACAGGAGAAGCTGGCCGGCATGGGCCGCATGGTGGCCGGCATCGCCCACGAGATCCGAAACCCTCTCGGCATCATCCGCTCCACGGCCGAGCTCCTGCTCAAGCGCGGCAAGGATACGGACGGCGTCAACGCCAGGCTGCTTTCGGCCATTTTCGACGAATCCAAGCGCCTGTCCAAGACCGTGGGCGATTTTCTGGATTACGCCCGGCCCAAGTCCCCCCGCCAGGAGCGGGTGGATTTGGCCGTGATCTGCGATCAGGCCCTGACGTTCCTCGAGGCCAAGTGCGAGGAACAGGGCATTGCCGTGACGCGCGACTATGCGCCCGGCCTCACCGTCTCCGGCGACAAGGACCTGCTCTACCGGGCCGTCTACAATGTGCTGTCCAACGCCCTGGACGCCATGACCGAGGACAAGGAAAAGGTCCGGCCGTCGGCCATCACCGTATCGGCCACCGCCGACGCGGATGCGGTCATCCTGTCCGTCACCGATTCCGGACCGGGTTTTTGCCCGGAGAACAAGGACCGCCTGCTCGATCCGTTTTTCACCACCAAGGACGCCGGCACGGGCCTGGGACTGGCCATCGTGCGCACCATCGTGGAAAGCCACAACGCCACCCTGACCCTGGACAACGCCGCGGACGCCGGGGCGCGCGTCACCATGACCTTCCCTCCGGCCTGA
- a CDS encoding pyridoxal phosphate-dependent aminotransferase: MRTALRMRLVAPSATLGMAAKAADLRRQGKAVIDLSAGEPDFNTPQHIKDAAKKAIDDNFTRYTPVPGVHTLREAIAGYFKTTYGVPTPKEAIIATNGGKQALYTLFMAVLNPGDEVLVPAPYWVSYPDMIRLAGGRPVPVPSSPEQGFLVSVEDLDKAITPATRALIINSPSNPTGAHYTAQQLDAILDWAIARNVYIVSDEIYDRLVYAPAVPASMASAFALHPEHVAIVGGLSKSFAMTGWRVGYAMAHPNVIRAMSTLQSQSTSNICSIAQKAAIAALTGPMDCVEEMRQAFARRRDLALSIIGTWKKALCGAPSGAFYLFPCLSGYYNDAVPNSTALSEALLTEAGVATVPGVAFGEDRCIRLSYATADETLEKGLTAMAAFLRKL, encoded by the coding sequence ATGCGCACCGCGCTTCGTATGCGTCTCGTCGCCCCGTCCGCCACACTGGGCATGGCAGCCAAGGCTGCCGACCTGCGGCGCCAGGGCAAGGCCGTCATCGACCTCTCGGCTGGCGAACCCGATTTCAACACGCCCCAGCACATCAAGGACGCGGCCAAAAAAGCCATCGACGACAATTTCACCCGGTACACCCCGGTACCCGGCGTCCACACCCTGCGCGAGGCCATTGCCGGCTATTTCAAGACCACCTACGGCGTGCCAACGCCCAAAGAGGCCATCATCGCCACCAACGGCGGCAAGCAGGCCCTGTACACGCTTTTCATGGCCGTGCTCAACCCCGGCGACGAGGTACTGGTGCCCGCCCCCTACTGGGTCAGCTACCCGGACATGATCCGGCTCGCCGGCGGCAGGCCCGTGCCCGTGCCGAGCAGCCCGGAGCAGGGCTTCCTCGTCTCCGTCGAGGACCTGGACAAGGCCATCACCCCGGCCACCCGGGCGCTCATCATCAATTCGCCGTCCAATCCCACCGGCGCGCACTACACCGCACAGCAGCTCGACGCCATCCTGGACTGGGCCATCGCGCGAAACGTCTACATCGTGTCGGATGAAATCTACGACAGGCTGGTCTACGCGCCGGCCGTGCCCGCCTCCATGGCCAGCGCCTTCGCCCTGCACCCGGAGCACGTGGCCATTGTCGGCGGCCTGTCCAAAAGCTTCGCCATGACCGGCTGGCGCGTGGGCTACGCCATGGCCCACCCGAACGTCATCCGGGCCATGTCCACCCTGCAGAGCCAGTCCACCTCCAATATCTGCTCCATCGCCCAGAAGGCGGCCATCGCCGCCCTGACCGGCCCCATGGACTGCGTGGAGGAAATGCGCCAGGCCTTTGCCCGACGCCGCGACCTGGCCCTTTCCATCATCGGCACCTGGAAAAAGGCCCTGTGCGGGGCGCCGAGCGGCGCGTTCTACCTGTTTCCCTGCCTGTCGGGCTACTACAACGACGCCGTGCCCAATTCCACGGCCCTGTCCGAGGCGCTTTTGACCGAGGCCGGCGTGGCCACGGTGCCGGGCGTGGCCTTTGGCGAGGACCGCTGCATACGGCTTTCCTACGCCACGGCCGACGAGACACTGGAAAAGGGACTGACCGCCATGGCCGCGTTCCTGCGCAAACTGTAG